Proteins encoded within one genomic window of Gloeobacter kilaueensis JS1:
- a CDS encoding DUF2854 domain-containing protein, producing the protein MSAAARSEKSGLFSLPTLLTGLGIALFGLFVAGYILQTQPGMADLGANLSFVGLNYFLFPLIGGITLRFAQVQPAPQLAAPPAAIDALRAAQATEIQKQVLTDITGRAYFKSKHMADALKRIGLSRRDDELPTLVGYREEADDGIYALVLRFESPRVSRQRWESCLPKLRTFFGRGVAVGLDFLPLPAGAAESELLVELSLKSAAEPA; encoded by the coding sequence ATGAGTGCTGCCGCCCGTTCTGAAAAATCCGGTCTATTCAGTCTGCCCACGCTGCTCACCGGACTGGGGATCGCCCTGTTCGGTCTTTTTGTCGCGGGCTACATCCTGCAGACCCAGCCGGGGATGGCCGATCTGGGGGCAAATCTGAGCTTTGTGGGCTTAAACTACTTTTTGTTTCCGCTGATTGGCGGCATTACGCTGCGCTTTGCCCAGGTGCAACCCGCTCCCCAGCTTGCGGCACCCCCTGCCGCCATCGACGCGCTGCGCGCCGCCCAGGCGACGGAGATTCAAAAACAGGTGCTCACCGACATCACCGGACGCGCCTACTTTAAGTCAAAGCACATGGCCGACGCCCTCAAGCGCATCGGCCTCAGCCGCCGCGACGACGAGCTGCCGACGCTGGTGGGCTACCGCGAGGAAGCGGACGACGGCATCTACGCCCTGGTGCTGCGCTTTGAATCGCCCAGGGTGAGCCGCCAGCGCTGGGAAAGCTGTCTACCGAAGCTCAGGACCTTCTTTGGCAGGGGCGTGGCCGTCGGACTTGATTTTTTGCCGTTGCCCGCCGGGGCGGCGGAGTCGGAGCTGCTGGTGGAGCTGAGCTTAAAAAGCGCGGCTGAGCCCGCCTGA
- a CDS encoding RecB family exonuclease yields the protein MSANRALTLSPSTLKTYARCRYAYALDKIVKVPRSRRVIAAQLHTGRAVHTVLEQLLQQEQLQPEAAAQALERTFSWNAYEDREVAEDAYLTARERLSDWLGKPYGWGEGEQLAIEKMLRTKTHALTGEPSAPGWVLMGKPDLVRVHPDGALEVIDHKSGSHIPDAEALKWDFQAGVYRLLAQERWPTYPAYRISFSYLATGTVIPLTYEAAEVEQWWDILQGIAGNIAHARRAVENNIALEDAFVPNPGPQCPHCTFQRVCRFRAYPP from the coding sequence ATGAGCGCCAACCGGGCGCTCACCTTGAGTCCCTCGACGCTCAAGACCTACGCCCGCTGCCGTTACGCCTACGCCCTCGACAAGATTGTAAAGGTGCCCCGTTCCCGGCGGGTGATCGCCGCCCAACTGCACACGGGCCGGGCCGTGCATACGGTGCTCGAACAACTGCTGCAACAGGAGCAGCTGCAGCCCGAGGCGGCAGCCCAGGCGCTTGAGCGCACCTTCAGCTGGAATGCCTACGAGGACCGCGAGGTTGCCGAGGACGCTTACCTCACCGCCCGCGAGCGCCTCTCAGACTGGCTGGGCAAGCCCTACGGCTGGGGAGAAGGCGAACAGCTGGCGATCGAAAAGATGCTGCGCACGAAGACGCACGCCCTGACCGGCGAGCCGTCCGCTCCCGGCTGGGTGTTGATGGGCAAACCCGACCTCGTGCGCGTCCATCCGGACGGTGCCCTCGAAGTGATCGATCACAAATCCGGCAGCCACATCCCCGATGCCGAAGCCTTGAAGTGGGATTTTCAGGCGGGCGTCTATCGACTGCTCGCCCAGGAGCGCTGGCCCACCTACCCGGCTTACCGGATCAGCTTCAGCTACCTTGCCACCGGTACCGTCATCCCCCTCACCTACGAAGCGGCGGAAGTCGAGCAGTGGTGGGACATCCTCCAGGGGATCGCGGGCAACATCGCTCACGCTCGCCGGGCCGTCGAAAACAACATTGCCCTCGAGGACGCCTTCGTGCCCAACCCTGGTCCGCAGTGCCCACATTGCACCTTTCAGCGGGTCTGCCGTTTTCGGGCTTACCCGCCGTAA
- a CDS encoding IS110 family transposase, whose amino-acid sequence MQRDGSQNDYQLFVGIDVAALTVTAAWLLTHAKPTAAITLPQTPEGHCQLAERLLAVCPTAAEVLVVIEATGSYWMRLATFLALKGFAVSVVNPAQSHYFARALLKRSKSDALDAQTLAQLAAALQPGLWQPPPEIYYQLQQRLQHRDALLQQRQQLHNQLHALRQFPLVVAAVQASLEQLSHTFDEQIAQMEAQLEALLAQDSLWHQAATKLRTIKGIGSVTAGWVLVSTLNFGCCATVEAAVAYAGLAPRSHRSGTSLHRPERIGHAGNARLRTALYMASLSAIRCNQQIKSFYQRLRAAGKPAKVALCAAARKLLHIAWAVVKTDTPFDAEHGRLVCLQ is encoded by the coding sequence ATGCAGCGAGACGGTTCACAAAACGACTATCAGCTATTTGTCGGTATTGATGTGGCGGCACTCACTGTCACTGCCGCCTGGCTGCTCACCCACGCAAAGCCTACCGCTGCCATCACACTGCCCCAAACCCCCGAAGGACACTGCCAATTGGCCGAACGCTTACTCGCCGTCTGTCCCACCGCCGCTGAGGTGTTAGTGGTCATCGAAGCCACAGGCTCCTACTGGATGCGACTGGCCACATTTCTGGCGCTCAAAGGTTTTGCCGTCAGTGTGGTCAACCCCGCTCAGTCTCATTACTTTGCCAGGGCACTGCTCAAGCGTTCCAAAAGCGATGCGCTTGATGCCCAGACGCTTGCCCAACTCGCTGCCGCCCTGCAACCTGGTCTTTGGCAGCCGCCGCCTGAGATTTATTACCAACTCCAACAGCGCCTGCAGCATCGCGATGCCTTGCTGCAGCAACGCCAACAACTGCACAACCAGTTGCACGCTCTGCGGCAATTTCCGTTGGTGGTGGCGGCGGTACAAGCGAGTCTGGAGCAGTTGAGCCACACCTTCGATGAGCAGATTGCGCAGATGGAAGCTCAGCTAGAAGCGCTGCTCGCCCAAGACTCGCTTTGGCATCAAGCTGCAACCAAGCTGCGCACTATCAAAGGCATTGGGTCTGTCACCGCTGGGTGGGTGTTGGTGAGTACCCTCAACTTCGGCTGCTGTGCAACGGTGGAAGCGGCGGTGGCCTACGCGGGTCTCGCTCCCCGCTCCCACCGTAGCGGCACCAGCCTTCATAGACCAGAGCGCATCGGCCATGCAGGCAATGCCCGCTTACGCACGGCGCTGTATATGGCGAGCTTGAGTGCGATCCGCTGCAATCAGCAGATTAAAAGCTTTTACCAGCGGCTACGAGCAGCCGGTAAACCGGCAAAGGTAGCGCTTTGCGCTGCGGCTCGCAAACTCTTACACATTGCCTGGGCGGTTGTGAAAACAGACACGCCTTTCGATGCAGAGCACGGCAGGTTGGTTTGCTTGCAGTAG
- a CDS encoding exonuclease: MAEIYVSTDIEADGPIPGPHSMLSFASAAYQADKTLVDTFSANLELLEGASGHPKTMAWWQTQPVAWEACRSDLQPPEQAMRAYSDWLKALPGKPVFVAYPAGFDFTFISWYLYRFTGDNPFSFAALDIKSFAMAMLKTDFRSTVKNKMPGRWFDPLPHTHIALEDAIEQGALFCNMLSENRAAAGYPPVG; this comes from the coding sequence ATGGCAGAAATTTACGTCTCAACCGATATCGAAGCAGATGGTCCGATTCCTGGACCACACTCGATGCTCAGCTTCGCCAGCGCCGCTTACCAGGCGGACAAGACCCTCGTCGATACCTTCAGCGCCAATCTCGAACTGCTCGAAGGAGCAAGCGGCCATCCCAAGACGATGGCCTGGTGGCAGACCCAACCGGTAGCCTGGGAAGCCTGCCGCAGCGATCTCCAGCCCCCCGAGCAGGCGATGCGCGCCTACAGCGATTGGCTGAAGGCACTGCCGGGCAAACCCGTCTTCGTCGCCTATCCGGCAGGTTTCGACTTTACGTTTATCTCCTGGTACCTGTACCGCTTTACGGGCGACAATCCCTTCTCCTTTGCGGCGCTCGACATCAAGAGCTTCGCGATGGCGATGCTCAAGACCGATTTTCGCTCAACGGTCAAAAACAAGATGCCGGGCCGTTGGTTCGATCCGCTGCCTCACACCCACATTGCCCTTGAGGACGCGATCGAGCAGGGAGCCCTCTTCTGCAACATGCTGAGCGAAAATCGCGCTGCCGCTGGCTACCCGCCGGTGGGCTGA
- a CDS encoding phytoene synthase, with product MPYMLASDKYTDAYEVCRQLTAEYSKTFYFASLLFPPAKRRAIWAIYAWCRRTDELVDDLSSTADLSVLDRWQERVSKIFAGRAEDAYDQALVDTVRNFPLEIEPFLDMVEGMRMDVRQDRYESWEELHLYCYRVAGTVGLMSCAVMGLAEDSPEARRRAVALGVAKQLTNILRDVGEDARRGRIYLPLEDLRRFGYDESDLFAYVVDERWANLMEFQIARAESFYREAERGIAYLIPDARWPVWASLILYRRILAKLRANGYQNFLQRAYVPRAEKFLLLPVAWAKAAQP from the coding sequence ATGCCGTACATGCTTGCTAGCGACAAGTACACGGACGCTTACGAGGTCTGCCGTCAACTGACCGCAGAGTACTCCAAGACGTTTTACTTTGCCTCACTGCTGTTTCCGCCGGCCAAACGGCGGGCAATCTGGGCAATCTATGCCTGGTGCCGCCGCACCGACGAACTGGTGGACGATCTCAGTTCGACAGCCGATCTGAGCGTGCTCGATCGCTGGCAGGAGCGGGTGAGCAAGATTTTTGCCGGTCGAGCCGAGGACGCCTACGATCAGGCGCTCGTGGACACGGTGCGCAACTTTCCGCTGGAGATCGAGCCCTTCCTCGACATGGTCGAGGGAATGCGCATGGACGTGCGCCAGGACCGCTACGAGAGCTGGGAGGAGCTGCACCTCTATTGCTACCGGGTGGCAGGGACGGTGGGGCTGATGTCCTGTGCGGTGATGGGCCTGGCCGAGGACAGTCCCGAGGCGCGCCGGCGGGCAGTGGCCCTCGGGGTGGCCAAGCAGCTCACCAATATCCTGCGCGATGTCGGCGAAGATGCCCGGCGGGGCCGCATCTACCTGCCCCTTGAGGATCTGCGGCGCTTTGGTTACGACGAGAGCGATCTATTCGCTTACGTCGTCGATGAGCGCTGGGCAAACTTGATGGAATTTCAGATCGCCCGCGCTGAATCTTTTTATCGCGAAGCCGAGCGGGGCATCGCCTACTTGATCCCGGATGCGCGCTGGCCGGTGTGGGCCTCGCTCATTCTCTACCGCCGCATCCTTGCCAAGTTGCGCGCCAACGGTTACCAGAACTTCTTGCAGCGCGCCTACGTGCCACGGGCAGAAAAGTTTTTATTGCTGCCGGTCGCCTGGGCCAAGGCTGCCCAGCCATGA